One part of the Rutidosis leptorrhynchoides isolate AG116_Rl617_1_P2 chromosome 1, CSIRO_AGI_Rlap_v1, whole genome shotgun sequence genome encodes these proteins:
- the LOC139848948 gene encoding uncharacterized protein gives MANWLGCKLEKFSFSYLGQPIGGNMKRVKEWDPVVCKFNKRLADWKTCAMSFGGRLTLVKSVLSSLPLYFFSLFRAPSCVVKKLEVGRAIDALGIDFSTSLKKLLFGGSLTLFWEESWCGNSLLKYRFSRLYRIAIEKEARVSDLVQRSNNELTFSWNWSRTLTGRLVSEVRKLEEEVAGTVFKSEGTDS, from the exons ATGGCTAATTGGCTCGGTTGTAAATTAGAAAAATTCTCGTTCTCATATTTGGGTCAACCTATTGGTGGTAATATGAAGAGAGTTAAAGAGTGGGACCCGGTGGTGTGTAAATTCAACAAAAGATTGGCCGATTGGAAAACTTGTGCGATGTCTTTTGGGGGTCGGTTAACTTTAGTAAAATCAGTCCTGTCCAGCCTTCCGTTGTATTTCTTCTCTCTATTCCGTGCTCCTTCTTGCGTCGTCAAAAAACTCGAAG TGGGCAGGGCGATCGATGCCTTAGGCATTGATTTCTCAACTTCTCTCAAGAAACTTTTATTCGGTGGTTCTCTCACATTATTCTGGGAAGAGTCTTGGTGTGGAAATAGTTTGTTGAAGTACAGGTTTTCGAGGCTTTACAGAATTGCTATAGAAAAAGAGGCGCGGGTCAGTGATTTGGTACAAAGGTCAAACAACGAGTTAACATTTTCATGGAATTGGTCGAGAACCTTAACAGGAAGATTGGTCAGCGAAGTCAGGAAATTAGAAGAGGAAGTTGCTGGTACGGTTTTTAAAAGCGAGGGTACAGATTCATAG